Within the Erigeron canadensis isolate Cc75 chromosome 6, C_canadensis_v1, whole genome shotgun sequence genome, the region gattttacacatacggataattaatcaaatatgattctgaacaaaaaatttatttataatagataatttacgaaatcatatttgattcaaTACAAGAAATCACACAAACATATACAGTTATActgcacaaaatcaaatttgatcctaaactTAAAACTACACAAACACATGTGCTTTGAAACAtgaataatcatatttgattctaCTACATACATTTAGTTAAAATCTTCATAAATAAtcctaataaatttaaaaaaattcatgataaaatttaaaataaagaagaaaatagaTTAAAATTACCGGAAAATGTCTTTGAAATATCTGCATAATTTTCTACTTCCGAAATTATCTCTCTTTCATCAACTGAATTGGATGTTGATGTTGACGGAGCTTTGGCCGGAAATCCAGTTGGATTGATTGAATCCACTGAATtcgatgaagatgatgacggAGCTTTGGCCGGAGATCGAGTTACAACATTAGGATCGATCGATTCCATTGAATTCGCTAAATATGTTGCCGGTGTTGTTGCTGGAGCTTTCGCAGGAAATATTGattgattttttgttattttgatcgGAGAATTTTGGAAAGGAAGGAAGTGTTTTTGATGAAGCAACTTTTGATcgtgttttatatgttttttgggagaaagaagaaaattatAATTTGTCAAATTACCTTTCTACCCCTccgtgttgtttttttttttttaataacagtCGTTGATCActtttgatccaagggctgagatgCAGCCCTTTGGTTTCACCACTTTTTGTAGTTTCACGTGAGTACAACTCTTAGTTTTACTCCATATGTTATATAAGACCACGTAtaagatgataataatgatatattattGAAAAGGCATAACATtacaaccatatatatatatagtactaggATATTACAATTGACTACCCTCTAGTTATGCTAAATATAACGCTTGATCTAATATTACCCTGCAAGCTAAGGGCGAGGAACGACCTGAAGCTTGGACTTCAAAAATAGAAAACGTTGTGATGGAAGAGGTTTGGTGAAGATATCGACAATTTGATCATGTGTGGCAATAAATTGAATCTTGAGCTTTCCTTGTGCTACCTTTTCTCGCACAAAGTGAAAATCGACCTCAATGTGTTTGGTCCTTGCATGAAACACAGGATTGGCGGATAAATAGGTAGCACCAAGATTATCACACCAGAGAGTGGGTGAATTTTTACTTGTAACACCAAGCTCACGAAGAAGAGCTTCCAGCCAGGTTATTTCAGAAACTGTATCAGTAAGGGCTTTATATTCTGATTCGGTTGAAGAGCGAGAAACTGTTTGTTGTTTACGGGCTGTCCAGGAAATCAAATTGGAGCCCAAGTATACCGCAAATCCTCCTGTGGAACACCTATCATCCGGGCACCCGACCCAATCAGCATCTGAATATGCTTCCAGTGGAGTTTTGATTGTATTTTGCCAATGAACATCGGTGAATGCGTGCAAGGTAGCACCAGAATCGTGACGAATGAGGAGACCATGGTCAGAAGTGCCCTTTAAGTAGCGCATAATCCGTTTCACAACAGCCGAATGATTCTCAGTTGGGGCATGCATATATTGACAAACTTTATTAACAGAAAATGTGATGTCAGGTCTTGAGAGAGTAACATATTGAAGAGCACCAACTAATTGTCTGTATTATGAAGGAGAAGCAAGAAGTGGGATGTCCTTAAGAGCTAACTGCTGGGATGTGGTCATTGGTGAGTTAACGGGTTTACATTCTGAAAGACCAAATTTCTGAAGAAGTTCCAGAATGTATTTGCATTGGGACAATAGTATATTTTGACCATGAGGAACAACTTCAACACCTAGAAAATAATCCAACTTACCGAGATCCTTGACAGCAAAAAAAGAACTGAGCTGAGATATGATCTTGTTGATGGCATTCTTGTCATTTCCCGTGActatgatgtcatcgacgtagACAAGAACATATAAGAGAACCCCACCAGACTTCAAAATGAACAGAGATGGATCTGTTTTAGATCCTTGAAAACCGAGTTGAAGAAGAGTGGTTGATAAACTCTGAAACCAGTCCCTTGGGGCTTGTTTGAGCCCGTATAATGACTTATGTAGCAAACACAAATGATTTGGCCGAGAGTGATCCACAAATCCTGGTGGTTGACGGAGATAAACTCTTTCTTATAAATTACCGTACAAAAAAGAATTTTGAACATCAAGTTGTCGAAGAGACCACTTGTTGGTGATGCCTAGAGATAACACAACACGAATGGTTGTGGACTTTATAACCGGGCTAAAAGTTTCATGATAGTCAACACCCGGTTTTTGTCGAAACCCTTTGGcaacaagacgagctttataacGAATGATCTTCCCCTGGGATCCTTCTTTAACCTATAAACCCACTTGCAATCAATAATATTAGTGTCATTAACATAAGGTACTAATGACCAGGTGTTGTTCTTAGTAAGTGCATCGAACTCCTCTGACATGGCTTGACGCCACTCAGGAATTTTGTTAGCAACGGTAAAGGAAACGGGTTCGATTGGTGAGGTAGGAGAGACGAAAGCTTGATTAGCTGATGGATCAAAAATAGCTTTAGCTTTAGGATTAGGGCGTAAGTTGGCTGGCCGAGAGCGAATTGGTGGTGGCGGGGAAGATGGGGAAGTGATGGAGGTGGGTGGAGATGAAGAATCTGACTGGCTAATAGGTGTAATTGATTGAGCAGGAGATGGTGTTAATTGAACAGAAGTTGGAGATGTTGGGCATGATAATGAAGGAGGGGGTGTTGACTGAATAGATATTGGAATAGGTGACGGAGTATTATAGGAAGAAATAGAGGAAGTAGCAGAATCGGTGTAACTATCTGATGTTGGAAACGAGGATGGAAAGGAGGAAATATAAGGCTTGGTTAGTGCACTTGTTTGGTTTGGAGTAGATGTCTGGAATGGAGATAACTTTTCATTGAACCTAACATGTCGAGCAATGTAGACTCGTTCATTGGCCAAGTCCAAACAACGATAACCATGATGAAGTGGACTATAGCCAAGAAAGAGACATGGAGTGGATCGAAAATCCATTTTGTGTCGATTATAAGGACGAAGATGGGGGGAAACATTGGCACCCAAAGACACGAAGAAAGTGATAATCAGGACGTCTTTGAAATACATATTCAAATGGGGTTTTGTTCAAAGAGACACGAAAGGGCAAACGATTGATAAGATAAACTGTCGTTTCAAAGGCGAAATACCAAAATCGTTGTGGAAGATTGGACTGAGCAAGTAAGGCAAGTCCAGTTTCAACAACATGACGATGTCGACGCTCGACAACCATTTTGTTCACTGTTATGTAGGCATGACCGGCGATGAATTATTCCAAGAGAAGTAAAAAATGGAGTTAGGTTCCGAAACTCACCTCCCCAATCAGTTTGGACACTCTTTACTTTTGTGGAGAATTGACGTTCTACCATGGTGACAAAAGGTTTTAAATGTACTATAGACATCAGATTTTTGAGCTAAAGGATATATCCACATATATCGCGAGTAACGATCAACACATAACATAAAAAATCGATGACCGTCAAATGAACGAGTCGGTGCTGGTCCCCAAACATCACAATAAATTAAGTCCAAATTGTATTTACTGCGAAAAGTAGATTCATGCAATGAAAATTTGGAAGATTTTCCCAATTGACATGAAGTACATAAAGAGGAAACTATTTTTGTAGTAACAGGTAAAGAAAAATTGGAAACAATGGAACTAAAAACACGATGATGCGGGTGCCCTAAGCGTTTATGCCATATGGTGGAAGATGCTCGGGTAGCGGTAAATGCAACCTTTTGGAGAGATTTGAGTTGTGGAAAACGAATGGAATAGAGTCCATTGTCACTTGGACCCGTGAGTAGTGTGTTGCCTGTACGTTCGTCCTTCACAACAAAAAAGAAAGTGTGAAATTCAAAGAAAACATCATTGTCGAAGCAAAAACGTTGGACAGACAAAAGGTTCTTTTTGATCTCGGATACATGAAGTATATTAGAAAGATTGAAAGGCTTATATGGTGAGATAATTTTAGAAGAGCCAATATGAAGAATAGGTAAAGGGTTACCGTCGCCAACATGAAGAGCATCGTTACCATAATAAGCTTCAGACTGATCAAGGCTTGCTAAGTCCGGAGCTACATGGCTGTTACACGCTGTATCAGCAAACCAAGTTGTACCTGTTGATGAGCCAGCTTCTGAAAGATTGGCATAACTTGCATAGTTGGCCTGATGTCTGGTTTGTGTAGGCTTCTGATTCTGACATTGTGAAGGAATATGATTTATCCCGCACCTGTTACAATGTCCAAACACTGTATTCTGAGTTGAGGCCCAAGAGAATCGGTTAGTACGAGTGCCCCAATTGTCATAACCTCTGTTATTGCTGTTACGAAAATTTCCACACCCACCTCGATTGCCACGATTGTTAGAAGATGGACGAGCAACATAAAAAGCTTGAGGTTGAGAGCTATTAGAGGTAAGGGGGCTGAGTTGCAGTCCATGTTGAGAAGCAAGCTGCTGTAGAGTGGCTAGCAGGAGCTGTTGAAGAGAGGTAGAGCACGAAACTGAATCGCTTGTGGTTGCAACAAAAGCTTGAGAAGGCGATGAACCAATATGGGCAGAGGCAGTGTTATTGACCATGAAGTCATAATTATTAAGAAGCCCATTTAACTCATTGAACAGAACAGGTGGTTGACGAGTGAGAAGACCCGACTTTAAATTGGTGTACTCATCTCTAAGGCCTGAGATAACAAGCATAACAAGATCTTTGTCTTTGAATGGTTCCCCGATATTTGCTAGATCATTCGCGTATCCTTGGGCACGACTAAGGTAGTCAATCAGGGTTTCATCACTCTTCATCTGGATCCTTAAAAGTTGGGTCTTCAACATATATTCTCGGGATGAGTTGCTTGGTGCATAGGCCTGTGCTAAAGCAAGCCATAGATCTCGAGAGGTCATTCCCTGCACATGCTGAAAGGATGATTCTGAGATGGTAGATATGATAATCATTCTAACGTGTGCGTCATTAGCAATCCAGATGGGATAGTTGGGGTTGTCTTTTGTGGTTTTTGTGGTTGGGGGGTTAGATCCTGATGCAGTTGATGAGATTGTTTTTGATGGACAGGGGATTGTTCTATCGACATACCCGAAAAGATGATTGGTAACAAGAAAGGGTTCTATCATAGATTTCCAAAACCCataatttttagggtttagtgTGAAAGGGAATTTGTGAGAGTTATGGGAATGCTTTTCATTGGTGTTGAAAGCAGCAATTAGCGCCATGTTGATTTGAggctgattaaaaaaaaaaaaaaaagggaggcTGCTTGTGCTGCACTGATGAACAGGTTAGTGGCTGTTAGGGTTACAGGTCGCCATTGGCTCTGATGCCATATAAGACCACGTAtaagatgataataatgatatattattGAAAAGGCATAACATTagagccatatatatatatatatatagtactaggATATTACAATTGACTACCCTCTAGTTATGCTAAATATAACGCTTGATCTAATATGTTATAACTGCTATAGAGCTCGACATATTCCCTTTAGGCCATATAGATTTTATCTCCTTGACCTCCTAACAATGAGGCATAAAGTATGGTGATACCATTTCAATGATAAGCTACTTACTTTTAGGGGTTCTTTATATAAGATATTTGTGTGTTGGGCAAGGTTATAAATTCAAGGTAACTTGTGAAATTTGTCGATGTGGTGAAACTAAAAGATTAAATGTTCAATATCTTTCAGTTTGTCTAAGTGAAATATGAGTTGATTTGGTAACGGGTCAGTGCATGTTTTGGCCAAAATGCTTTGTTTTCGCTGCCATAAAAGGTAAAGGTAGAACATgtatatcataattatatatgcaCCATACTTTATAACAAGCTATAGGCCTATAGTGAAAGGTTCACCTTATTGTTTTTTTCTGGATACATTATAAGTGTTTTGTTCTCTATAGATTTTTGACAATATATTGGCCGGTGGTCATATCTACTCATTTAGGCCGATACGAAATGCAGGTTATATTTTATGAGCCAGATTGGAATCCTCGGGTGGATAAGCAGGCTCTATGGTGGGCACATATAATTGGTGTAGCAAACCCGAATTTCAGCATGGGTCGTCAAGGTAGAAATTACATACAAGTGATATGCTTGCTCTGTTTCTATATTGCTTGAGTGTAAAATTCCTTTATGTACAATGATGCAAATGTTGTCTAATAGAGGTAAAGAGAGGTAGCCTCTTTTACAACTATAAGTGATTTGTCAAATTCATAACCATGTAAAAATTCTGTTTCATAAAAGTATTGATCTTTTTATTTGAGTCGAAAAGTGGAAATACATATTGAAATTTCATTCCCAGGCTATAGTGTAATGAATATCATCAAACACTTGATATGACTCAATATGGAATTAACTTCATTATCTCATAAGAACTTCAATTTCTACACTTGCGTCTCAACTCTAAACTACTAACTCAACTCTCTTGAGTTGCGGGTGAGTTATAACCACATAAGTTCACATATTGCTAAAGCCATCCATTTTTACtttgaactatttatttatttacttatttccttcaataaagtatatataacaTGATGaatgtttaaaatatttgtgAAGTTTAGAGGATCCATCTTATTTGGAAGTCTCTTTTTTTCCTTGACGGTAGACATCATCTACGTGAGTTTAGATTGTGATTTATAAACTTTGAAAGTAAGTCATGTAATGAGCTCACGAGAACATAAATAAACTATAATATATCACGAGACGATGGATGAACTACACGAAAATGAATATTATGTTGTAACTAATCACCGTCAAGGTATCTCGCACGTTGTTAATTGTCGGGTACCCATCTAGTaaacgaaaaataaatttaaagaaagaTGTATACATAATTTGTGCACATAACTCACATATGCTGTCTGTCTTACTGTCTAATTCACTTGCGTGAATCCGTGTCACTCgatctctttcttcttcttcttcctccatcGTTATCCAAAACCCCTACAATCATATCTCCTATATAACACACATCTGATCCGATTTGTTATATATACTCTGACTTTTTGatctcaaaaataaaaataaaaatacaataataattacTGAAGTCCATCATCAAATAATGGCAGAAGACCAAAACCACCCCCAAATATTTGAGGTAAACAATGGTAGTATGAAACTACTTGTCTCCAATTATGGCTGCACCATCACTTCCTTGTTTGTCCCTGATCAAAATGGTACAccttatatatctattttttttttcttttttaattatattttagtattatatatataaggttctGATAATTATTGATGGGTATTTGTATGGTATTGAAGGAAATTTGAGTGATGTTGTTCTTGGATTTGACACTCTGGATCCTTATCTGGTGAGCATTCTCATCATCATTCACTGCTAAAAACTACCTCTttatgatttaattttttttataacggTTTTATTAtcataggatttttttttttggatgcCAAGAATATCAACACTGTATTCTTGAGAttgatttataaaagaaaagaaaagattagaaGATAAGTTTGTTTCCTCTCAAATCATCCCAAATATgggaagaaatttttttataaaaaaacaactagATTACCCCTCAAATCATATTATTTCCCTTCTTTTCTATCTTAAAAATAAACTCAAAAacacaatttgttttataatccaTTAGAttcctttattttctttattaaaaaaacactcAAGAACATAGTGCAAGTGTCCGACTATAGTGCATTACACTAGAACCTAAGCTGCAttacgtttttttttaatatatatatttttttttggtaagaaATAGGGGCGAATTACGGTTTATAGCTAACTTGAATTGGATTAAGTATCTggaagtgtaagtaacttttacattttttctgttgtgtgaatgtaactttcatttggttcattgtatgcaaCTAACCCGCCaaatttgaacgattaatgtaaattCTTTaggttgaccaatcaaaaacttctacgtggcagctcatatggtgtgccacgtatacacttttacattaatcgttcaatttggCGGGtcgattacatacaatgaaccaaatgaaagttacattcgcacaatagaaaaaatgtaaaagttacttacatccCAGATACTAAACCCacttgaatttatttattttttgtaataaaagatgagacttttaagtttttgtgAGACATTTTTAGCTACATTTGCCTTTTTTTTGGTtacaaattgaaaaaaaaaaattattggtttatataaaagttgtaacAAGATCTATGTCTATTCTGTGTTAGAAGGTTCTGGATTTGGAGGAGAGATGATCCGAACGGCTGAAATCCACTTTTGGTAATTTTAAGACCATTGTCCCACAATACAAATGTGATAtaattgaaaaataattataaagttaTCTTGCTAAACTTCGATTATAGGTTATTATTGAGTTGGAATGATCAATTTGAAAATGCATGTCCAAACACCCTTTAAAGTTTAAAGTGAAAGTTGTGCATTATCTGTTTCCTTCTATTAATGTCATATGTGATCCTAATTGTATATCTCAAATTGGTTTCTTCATATTATGCATTCTGATTCCTTTTTATATCTTCAGAATCGTGTGGCGCCCTACTTTGGTTGCATTGTTGGAAGAGTTGCAAACAGGATTAAAGAAGGGAAGTTCACACTCAATGGGACGGACTATACTCTGCCAATTAACAACGGTCCAAATAGTCTCCATGGTATGGGGTAACTTTCTTAATTTTATACCTAATCATCTGGGCATATAATTGACGTTTAGGGTTAAAATATATGGTTCTTTCTTGTGCAAAAAGTTTTAAGCTAAATACTTCATTTGTGATTTATCTAACGCGCATAAATGTAGCTGTGGCGGTTTaagaacacacacaaaaaaaacaaagtaaCTAGGCAATATGAAATCTTTGGAGAAagtcatatatatttacaatataGATAAAAGGATGGAAAGGCTATATAATATTTGTTCGATGTatgattaattttattattcaaTTGATACAAGTCCTGAGAAATATTAGAAAGAGCTTCCAAGTAGAGAAAAGTCTAATTGTCAAAAGACAAGATGATGAAGTAATAATTATTACTCCTGAGTATCATTGTCTTTTTTACCAGCTAATATGATCCTCCCTTGACTTGTACCTTATTTGGATTTTCGAAGACAAAAAATACTTGTTTGTGTACATCTGTTATCTTTTAGAAACAAAACATAGTTAGTTTTGTTCAATCAGGTTCTGTTCGAAAAAAATATTCCGGCTCAAACCATAGTCTCTACACAACTTTTTTGGGATTATTGCTTAATTTACAAGAATTTATCTCATATGATTTGGTGTATGATGTGTTCATGATCTTTCTTGTACACCTTTGGTTGTAGTCATGTGGTGTTTTGGGTTTGATTTGAgatactattttttttctttttagggcACATGATTATGATATGATGCCAATAGAGGCTGAGCAAGGTCATAAAGTTACTAATTCCTTGTTAGTTGTATTTAGTTAATGTACTCTTCTTTGTTTTGTTCTTTGAAGGTGGGCTTAAAGGATTCGACAAGGTGGTATGGGAAGTCGTTGAACATAAACAGGGTGACACTCCATCAATAACCTTCAAATATCGTGCTCTTGATGGGGAAGAAGGTATTCCCCTCTCTTAAAACTCATATTTCTAATATATTGATTATATTCAGCTAGTATTTTTTGGATCAATATATAAGGTCAGGTTATCTGTTAACAATTAATTAGTTCTGGGaacaaaaatattcatattaataatTAGTTCAGATTGTCTGTTTTAAATGATCACTTTTTTTACAGGGTAAAATGTAATTACTCATTTACTCCTTTTTTGGACCTTATATAAGAGGCTGAGTATGAttataactaaaaatacaaatgtGTCCAATCACTGATCCTTTAGACCCTATGCTTTTACAACTGATATTCTGATTTTAACTGGCGCTGTTGTAATCAGGTTACCCTGGTGATCTTTCTGTTACTGCAACCTACACACTTACTTCGAAAACCACATTAAGGCTTGACATGGAAGCAGTTCCCGAGAATAAACCAACACCCGTGAGTTTAGCTCAGCATACCTACTGGAATCTAGCAGGCCACAACTCTGGTACCATTCTCGACCATTCAGCTCAGATATTTGCAAAACACTTCACACCCGTTGATGAAACTCAAATCCCGACTGGCGAGATCAAACCCGTAGAAGGAACTCCATTTGACTTCACCTCCGAGAAGAAAATCGGTACCTCAATTCACGAGGTTGGTATAGGATATGATCACAATTTCGTGCTTGATTGTGGTGAAGAAAAATCAGGCTTAAAACATGCTGTGAAGCTTAAAGACCCGTCTAGTTCAAGGGTTCTTAACCTATGGACCAATGCCCCTGGAATCCAATTTTACACAGCTAATTATGTGAATGGGATTGTTGGCAAAGGAGGGTCTGTTTATGGAAAGCACGGAGCAGTGTGTTTGGAGACACAGGGCTTTCCAAATGCTATCAACCAAGCAAATTTTCCATCGATTGTAGTACAACCTGGTGACAAGTATCAGCACACTATGGTCTATGAGTTCTCTGTCGAGTAAGGTGTTGTTTCAAATTTATGTCATATAACTAGATTCTAATAagttgatgaattttgtgtgcTTGCTTTAGAATAACGTGTCCATGAAAATGCCTGTAGCTACAGTGTCTTCCAATAATAAGCGTCTTGAGTTATTCTGTTGTGGAAAGTCAGTGATATGTATCAAGTTTTATAGCTGACGCGCATCAAGTAGGTTCGATTTTGTTCTTTGAAACAAACATGATGAGTTTGGATTGGCTCTTATGCCTTAGGCCCTAACTTATGGTTTATGACCGCCTCCAATAGAGTCCAGGTGAGGACGATTTAAGGTCTCTTAAGACGGGTTAACGACCAACTGAAGCAAATTCCCAAGACCGAGTTTACACATTTACATGtgttttagagttttattttgaGTCAAAGGTACATGTATATTACAGTATCACAACATGTAATTTTAACATATTAATTTAACACCGATCATAAATAACAGTCGtccgaaaatatatattgagTGAATAATATAATGAAAGAAAGGTACATATCAAACAACTATTTGGTTACCTATATTGAACGTTTTTACTCATATTAAGATTTGAACTCAATACCTTAAAGTCTTAAGTTTTTTCAAATTGACACGACTTTTTTACAATTAAATCTAATCAAATGAATGACTACCAAAAAACCttatgtattctttttattctttttaaggGAGGGCAcgtatttaaaatttattaataatgttcaaatataaaaaaaaaaaattactgaaaatgttgatcaaataagaaaaaacaaacaaaaaaaatgatatacaaaaacacataaagaataaaacaaaaaggAGTCGGGgttaacaaaacttttatttttaatacttaattttaatattgtaatgaaagtatttttcatttaaataaaacaaaaaagggTCGGGGTTATGTAGAGCTAGCAAAACAGCTGCAATTTGTGGTTGGAAAACTTGCAAAATGGAAATGGCGAGTAGCAGATCATCAAAAAAGCATCAAACAAGGACTCAGGTACCACCTACCTACCTTTTCACAtttctttcatttcatttaatatattaattaaaaaaattacagaaAATGCAAAGAAAGAAACGGATGGAAGAGCTTCTGAAATCAGCTTACTCTTCATATAAAAACCATCTTTCTGATTCCCCTCTTTACAACAACTCAAATGGTAAATCTCTTTTATATTCTACGAGTATCATCTTCAACCTCTCTATATTCCCTCATATTCGAAagatgtaataataataataataataataataataataataataataataataataataataataataataataataataataataataataataataataataataataataataataataataataataataataatagtgtcTTTGATTCTTGTAATAATTGTGTGAATCTAGCATTACAGTAATAGTGtctttgattttgtttaattaggATTGGATCAAGATTGATTTGAGAATCAATCTGCCTGTATTTGGGGATTGTTATAATATGATCATGGTTTTAGTGCAGCACATGATCGTTGTGTATTTGATTCTCGATTGGTTTCGAGAATCCCTAATTTCTTTGAAAAGTTAGTGTTCGATTGTTAGAGGGTTGTTGATTTCCTAGTTCTTCCACTGGTTGTGATCTTGACACAAAGGGCGCTAGTTGACTAACGGAATCAATTAAGGGTTTTGGGGTTTGTGGTTTCCTTCGCATTCTATTCAATCAGCTAAGCGAATTAATTAAATAGTAGAGTTGTCTTCAGTTGCTATTGGCATGAGAGCACTGTAACATCTttcttctcttctttttctGTCGTTGATCCTTTTTAGTCGAGTCATTCTTCTGCTATAGACCTACCACTTGGGTGGCAAAGAATCCTTAGGATGGctggtatttttctttttgatgttTGATTACTTTGTGATTCTTGTTTTGTGTGTTTAATAATTGTTTCTTTGATTGATTTAG harbors:
- the LOC122603310 gene encoding galactose mutarotase, encoding MAEDQNHPQIFEVNNGSMKLLVSNYGCTITSLFVPDQNGNLSDVVLGFDTLDPYLNRVAPYFGCIVGRVANRIKEGKFTLNGTDYTLPINNGPNSLHGGLKGFDKVVWEVVEHKQGDTPSITFKYRALDGEEGYPGDLSVTATYTLTSKTTLRLDMEAVPENKPTPVSLAQHTYWNLAGHNSGTILDHSAQIFAKHFTPVDETQIPTGEIKPVEGTPFDFTSEKKIGTSIHEVGIGYDHNFVLDCGEEKSGLKHAVKLKDPSSSRVLNLWTNAPGIQFYTANYVNGIVGKGGSVYGKHGAVCLETQGFPNAINQANFPSIVVQPGDKYQHTMVYEFSVE